The DNA sequence agagcctggagcctgctctggattgtatgtctccctctctctctgcccctcccctgcttgcatgcacgctCGCTCtccaaaaataagcataaaaaaaattttttttaattaataaaaaaaaatttagagcaaAAAAGAGGTGCAGCTGTTCTCAGGGAATTTTATTACAGATATTTTGATGCACTATTTAAACATGAtgctgcttaagattttttaaatggttttaataaCAATTCAAGTTCCACATATTGAAAAAATGCAATTGAATAAGTTTTGACTTGTTTATATATTCATGAAAAGATCACAGGATGACGTACATCCTGTCATCTCCAATAGTTGCCTTGTATCCCTAGTAATCCATCTCTTATCCCTGGGCTGGTacttgtggcttttttttttttttttttttaatatgtattaaatgagaaaattaggaCTGACTTAGGAGTCCGTGGTGGGAGATAGTATGTGTGGAGGCCAGCGGGCTGACCTTGTGTGACTGTCATCActatttgttttctcctctgtaaagtaGCATTAGTTAACAGGAGCTGCCTGCAGtcctaaattaaacatttttaattaagtagttAGTATGGTGACTAACACTCCATAAATGGTAGCTCTTGTTAGTGTTATTTTGTGTTATACTAAAGTACTTGACATATTGGATGATTCATCACCATCACTGCTATGTGCCTAGTGTGACGCCTAATACACGGTAGGTACTCAGTTTATATtaattctctcccttttccctcatTGTTGATAAGTATACCACATGACATTTGTTATTGTTCAGTAGCCCTAACTCCTACCAACTTTGAGAACAGATCTGAAAAATTTCCACTCATTCATCCAACAGATTTTGTCGAGCACATGATATGTGTTTGTCCCTGCACTGTGCATTGCGCCCCGTGGATGGTTCCAAGTTGAGTAAGACGTGAGATACATCCTGTATACGCCCATCCAGGGTTTGGGCAGAATATCCATGGATGGTGCATGAACAGAGTGGGGTGGAAGTTGAGTGGCTGGAGTGATTGTCCCGGTCTGTGGAGACTTGGTGTTGGCCCCGTGAAGGGTATGTCGTTAAAGGTCTCAAAGGGATCAGAGGGAAGGCATTTTAACCTGAGAAATGGGGTCAGTATTGTGCAGGGCTCCCGAGCTCTGTCTGGGAGCAGGAATCAGTCCCAGTGTTGGTGGGACACAGCCCTGCAGGAGTTGGGTGAGACACAGCTGGAGAGGAAGACTGGGGGACTCCACCGCAGGCTTCCTCCTGGGCCGAGGAGGGGAGTCGTGTTTTGTCAGTCAGTAGAGAGCCTGTAAAGATGTTCCAGAAAGGGAGACAGTTGTATGGTAAGTAGACTATTTTTGAGGTGGCTCTGGTGTATGGATTGAGTTTGACAGTAAAACAGTTTAGTGATCAAGGAAACGGGTAAAAATACAGAGTTGGTGCCTGATTGTTTGTCCGGGTTGTAGTTTCTTTCCCCTTCCGGAATACTTGCAGAGTGTTTACGGTGTGCCAGCTGCTCCTGATGTGGTTGGTCCCCACCACAATGAAGTGTAGGTAAAATTATACTcctttttcagatggggaaactaagggtTAGGGTGGCTTAGAGGGTGTTTGCATTGCCCTCCACCTCTGctgctccttctcttcccctgtcgGGACCCTTTTCCCATTCAGACCGTCTCTGTGACCTCAGCTTTCCTTCCCTGGCATCTCCCCCCATTCCCTCTCTTGCCTCCACCTCCCTGCGGTCCCCTTTGTTCAGTCTTCATCTGTCATGGCAGCTGTTGTGACCACACTCCAGGTCGTCATTTGCATTCCAGAATGTTTTCTCTAAACATAAATTgggacaaatctttttttttttttttttttaagatgcttcCTGTCTCTGGCATTCAAGGCTTTTATTGTGTTCTCATCCTTCATAGATTGTCGCCTGTCCCCAAATGCCACTTTTGTTCCTGTTTGGCTCTTTGCCTTTTTGCTTGGGCATTTTCTCCACCTAAAATgacctccttccttttctctgcatcatgAACTTCTTGTCAATTGGTCAGGAAACTCACACAGATTACTGTGTCGCCTTAGGCGACTGgactctttattcctttttattgggCTGTAGTGTGTCTTGTATTTTACGTAATTATCCAATACCAGACTTGTTAAAACTGATTTGCTACAACTTACAAAAATCCACGTAGCggtaaaaaacagatgaacagagaaGAGCAAAAGGACTCTTAGGGTAGAGAAATAAAGCCAAGTATAAAGTTAGTATAGAAACATGTGCTGTCATCCCCTGCACAATGTTGGAAGTAGCTTTTTCCCAACTTCCTGGTGCAAAGAGGGAAGCATGAACTGTTACGAGTTTTCCCAGTGGCCAGATGAATAAGGCCAGTTGCTCTGGTGAAGAGCTTTTCCTGATATTGAGGATTGAGAGAAATGTTTCTGGGGTGAGTgagaaggtggggaaggaggttGGAGATATACTGAGTCTTAAATTTAGACCTCTCTCCAGTACATACACGGCCAGGTTCATGAGGCATCTTCCTGTAAATGACCTTGATACAGCAGTAGAGCATAATACTAAAGCACAACTTAGAAAACAGTTTTATAAAAGCCAGGACTGTGACCCTACAACAGAGCTTCTGTAAGGATAAAATGGAGAATAACCAAAGAAGTAatgcttctgttttgttctggttACTGTTTTACATCTATTTACCCCCAAAAGCAGTCACCTTCTCATAGGCAGGGACCATGTTCTGCTTTGGTTTGATCCGAAGGAGAAAACCTTACGGGTGAGGAATGAGGAGAGCCGTCCGTGATTGGGGTTTGCTCAGTGctctgcttcgagttctgtgtgcTCAGATTCATATCTGAGATACAAGGTCTACCAATAAATGACTGTAAGTTTTCTTTACTCTGTCCAGGAGACCGCCCACCTGTTTCTGACACCATTTTTAGCAGCAAATGCACCAGCCAAGTAAAGGGGCAGAGTGACTGCAGCTAGGCTACAGTTTTGCTTCCAGTACTTACAGAAGAGagcttctaaaattttaaataaattcagcaaTGCTTGAAGTTGCACATTTAATTTTCCCTTTGTGTACTGCATCTGGAACTAAGACGACCTGATACTGTCATGATTACTGAGTCAGATTTGGAAAGAGGTATGCATTTTCATGCAAAAGGCAAAAATAGCAAATTTATTGAATGAGGTCATTTCTCCCCAAATAACCCTTCTCTCTATAATCAGAGTCCAAATATGTTGTGATACCTTTTATCCCCCCCACTAACAGctgcttttctccctttctttatgTGCATAGGAACTTGATAAAGAGCTTCCAGTGCTGAGGCCGTATTTTATCGATGACCCCGAAGAAGCTGGGGTGCGGGAAGCTGGCCTCAGAGTCACATGGCTGGGACATGCGACAGTCATGGTGGAAATGGACGAGCTCATATTTCTCACAGACCCCGTCTTTAGCTCCCGTGCGTCACCATCGCAGCACATGGGTCCGAAGCGGTTCCGTCGTCCCCCGTGCACCATAGGTGAACTCCCCCCGATAGATGCTGTCCTTATCAGTCACAACCACTATGACCACCTGGACTACAATTCTGTCATCGCTCTGAATGAACGATTTGGTCAGGAGTTGCGATGGTTTGTGCCTTTGGGTCTCCTCGACTGGATGCAAAAGTGCGGCTGTGAGAATGTGATTGAGCTGGACTGGTGGGAGGAGAATTGTGTCCCCGGACACGATAAGGTCACGTTTGTCTTTACGCCTTCCCAGCACTGGTGCAAAAGGACTCTCGTGGATGACAACAAGGTTCTGTGGGGCAGCTGGTCTGTCTTGGGGCCTTGGAGCCGATTTTTTTTTGCAGGAGACACTGGCTATTGCCCTGCCTTTGAAGAGATAGGAAAAAGGTTTGGACCTTTTGACCTTGCAGCTATTCCCATCGGAGCGTATGAACCAAGGTATGTACACTTCCCAGGATGGCAGCCCTGCTACGTAATAAGTGGCCTCAACTCTGAAGTAGTtgagtttgtggtcatttgtgatCTCCTTTCTGATTTTGCTGGTGGActtttggtggtggtggctgtTATTGGGGGGTGGTGGGTCAGATtcaattaaatttcttttgaaagcGTTTCAATCATACCATTAAGTAATTACTCAGAATCAGAAATTATATCACCCAGAAAGATGGACCAAGGTTTAAAGAATTGCCATAACCTAGCCAACAAGTTGGCATTCAGTTCTGACTTAAGTTGAACCTACCAGCCAGTAATCAAACCTAGCTCACGTTCTTCACATGGAGGACATGCTACATAACTACCTTTCACTTCACATCTGGTGAGCACCTGTCCCCAGCCTGTAGCCCTCCTGTGTTTGGCAGAGAAAAGGTGAGGAAAGCTAGCAATCAGTCCCTTGCAATGGTGTTACTTCAGTCTGTACTGAAGTTAATGTGGCAGTGACCCCAAGGCATGCCCCTCGCCCACAGTCAGAGCAGTTTAAAGGTCACACTCGCACTGGAGACCGAGGAGACGCAGCCCTGCCTGTGTTGTTTCATCTTGTCTAAGGAAAAGAGAAGCGACTTCAAAGAATTCAGTTAGATTTCAGCTAACTGGGTGACAGGAACAAGTTAAACACTAAAGTACATGCACAGATACAGAATTGTATGTATGATGGCATTTTATTTCAGCAATCCTACAAGCAGTGAAACACTAGTTCAAAAATGAATTGAGCAAATCCGATGATTAGTTTCCATCTGATTTTGTTACATGTATTTAACTTTTAAGGTTCACTAAAAACCATTTCTTCACTATCTTTATGAATGCttgcttctttctccctcttttttttctagtttaagaGGCTGGACacttttaccttattttaaaatattatgaatcTGTAGTAGTGCTTGAACTACATTTTCCCACTATAATTCTAATGAAATCTCTCAAAACATCCTGTTTTCAAACCAATTTCATATAGTATTGATCTTTCCTCAGTATATGTTCCTACTGTATTAGAATATCTCATTTGTAATTATGAAAACTCTTCCTGTGTCACAGTATATAAAGATCATATATATGGGATGGTAGAATGTGTACGGATTAACTACGCAAATTCACTCACAGAATTCCCTCTTCCTGCTGCACTGTAGCTGTCTTAAGATGGGTGAAAACCAGGAGGGCAGGATTTGCTCTAAGAGAATTAAAGTGTGGTAGCCTCTACTGTGTAATCCATTGCTCTGGTCAGTACTGACAGGTTTAGAAATAAGGTTACCAACAACTTCAGAGTACTCTCTAAATGTGAAATGATTACACCAAAACGGCTTTCAGTAGTAGACCTGTAACGTTCATACTTACATTATAGTATGGTCTACGTATTCCATCCAGGTCGGTTAGgaagttttgtgtgttttgtttcgttttgctttcaagtagacttcacacccagaggagagtccaatgcagggcttgaattcacgactctgagatcatgacctgagctgattcaagagtcagatgcctaattcactaagccagccaggcacaccaccaccccgtttttttttttttttttttaaagtaagctctacacccaatgtggggcttgaactcatgaccctgatgTGAAGAATTGcatgctgagccagccaggtgccccggatgtttttattgtaactttcacaccaaaataaaaactttacatttatttcaggTAGACATGAAGGTGGAAAGCAAATCCCTTTGATTTGttgtaggaattaaaaaaaaaaaaaacaacagaaacaccAAAAACTGTTTTGATCCTGCCCCAAATTCCAAGTGTCAGGAAATAGGGCAGAATAGTACTTCTCTAGTCTGCTGTTGAGGAGAACACAGTGGCTTTGTTCCTAGGCTCCCAGGAGGCCCAGCAGCTCCTAACAGTAAATAACAGCCCTTTAGCTGTTGGAGATGGATAGCTTTTCCATGCTGTGTTGTCTAAAATCCAGAAGCACCTGTGTCAAATCCATGCCCATGAGTCTTAACTGCAGCAGAGCTGGCAGTAGCAGAGCTGAGATCCACATTCCCAGCAGCTGGTCGAGCTGGGAGGGGTCCCCGTGCAGGCCGCTGCCTCCTGAGCCCCACTCTTTCACAGGCATTCGGCAGCCTTACACTGTTTCCACACTCTCTTTGTTCAGTCCCCAGCATGTACCCTGTGCTTGCTCAATCCTACGCCTCACTGTTCAGCTGTAGGATGCTCATATAAAATCCTTGAATGgtaattgggttttttttgctcccagtttttcaattttataccctaatttttgctttttgcttcatGTGTTAAAAACGGTTTCAGCGATTTAGGTTCTTTTGAATTGCACTTTTGGTTTCTAGTCATTTATCCATTATCCAGTTTCTTTGATTCATATCGAGATTGCAAAATACCTTTTTAACGATTAAGACCTACCTTTAGAATAAATCATCAGTAAAATCAAATACACATGAAACAACATCTTACGTTTCAAAGGGGAGTTTTGCTTGAGACTTAGCTGTGGCGTCACTAGGTTTGTGCAAgtaagatttttgctttttttccagcAGGAAAGCGGGCTCAAAACAGATGTTTTTGCCCAATGTCTTACTCCTGTGCATAACCTTAAAGGTTGATTAGATGAAGCAGTAATTATAACTTAGTGCACATTTCAAAGGCCGGAATTAATAAATTGCTGTTTTATCAGGTGGTTTATGAAATACCAGCATATAGACCCAGAAGAAGCTGTAAGGATTCACATCGATGTTCAGACAAAGAAATCTGTGGCAATTCACTGGGGAACTTTTGCCTTAGCAAATGAGGTGAGTTTGTGATAAAAGTAACTTTCGTTATGTGTTTGACCTGAGAGGATCCTGGGATCAGCACACCTTGCAGTGTGTTCAGAGATCAGACAAGAATGAGAACCTGCACAGTCCTCAAATGAATTAAGGGAGTAAACCACATTAGTAAAACCATGTTtatatacagtgaaaaaaaaaaaaacaacctcattACACGCTGTTCTTTTGGAAGCATGGGTTTATATAACTAAAACAGGTATAatcttggaaaatagaaaaatgaatcatGTCTTCCCTCTCAACGGGGCTTTTGTTACAGCAGAAGATGTAAGCTGTGTACATAACTCTAAAATGTGTTGAAAGGACTGACTGCTTCATGGTGAAATAAAGTGctctcaagagtcacatgtttgaTTTGGAGGGATCAGGCAGGGCTTTATGGGAGAGGTGACATCTGAATGTGGCTGTGAGAAGGCATTTCAAGAGGACTAAGGGGCAGAGCATAGACTTAGAGGCAGCAAGTGAGGGGAACAGTGAGTGTATGGATGTGATGTGGAGGACAACGGGGGAAGTGAGGCTGGACAGCCTGGAATTTTCAGGAATGTTATTCATCCAGTAAACAGTGagtgc is a window from the Leopardus geoffroyi isolate Oge1 chromosome A2, O.geoffroyi_Oge1_pat1.0, whole genome shotgun sequence genome containing:
- the NAPEPLD gene encoding N-acyl-phosphatidylethanolamine-hydrolyzing phospholipase D isoform X2, whose translation is MDENESNQSLMTSSQYPKEAVRKRQNSARSSVGSDSSRFSRKSFKLDYRLEEDVTKSKKGKDGRFVNPWPTWKNLSIPNVLRWLIMEKDHSSVPCSKEELDKELPVLRPYFIDDPEEAGVREAGLRVTWLGHATVMVEMDELIFLTDPVFSSRASPSQHMGPKRFRRPPCTIGELPPIDAVLISHNHYDHLDYNSVIALNERFGQELRWFVPLGLLDWMQKCGCENVIELDWWEENCVPGHDKVTFVFTPSQHWCKRTLVDDNKVLWGSWSVLGPWSRFFFAGDTGYCPAFEEIGKRFGPFDLAAIPIGAYEPRWFMKYQHIDPEEAVRIHIDVQTKKSVAIHWGTFALANEHYLEPPVKLNEALGRYGLKTEDFFVLKHGESRYLHTDDENSE
- the NAPEPLD gene encoding N-acyl-phosphatidylethanolamine-hydrolyzing phospholipase D isoform X1 encodes the protein MARRRALRRCLQLLAPSAEPARRGRGRRNPGAGRRGPSLRAGVLCPGALWPAVLEQRQRRRRARPAAPRASSEKDMDENESNQSLMTSSQYPKEAVRKRQNSARSSVGSDSSRFSRKSFKLDYRLEEDVTKSKKGKDGRFVNPWPTWKNLSIPNVLRWLIMEKDHSSVPCSKEELDKELPVLRPYFIDDPEEAGVREAGLRVTWLGHATVMVEMDELIFLTDPVFSSRASPSQHMGPKRFRRPPCTIGELPPIDAVLISHNHYDHLDYNSVIALNERFGQELRWFVPLGLLDWMQKCGCENVIELDWWEENCVPGHDKVTFVFTPSQHWCKRTLVDDNKVLWGSWSVLGPWSRFFFAGDTGYCPAFEEIGKRFGPFDLAAIPIGAYEPRWFMKYQHIDPEEAVRIHIDVQTKKSVAIHWGTFALANEHYLEPPVKLNEALGRYGLKTEDFFVLKHGESRYLHTDDENSE